A genomic window from Vitis riparia cultivar Riparia Gloire de Montpellier isolate 1030 chromosome 18, EGFV_Vit.rip_1.0, whole genome shotgun sequence includes:
- the LOC117905519 gene encoding uncharacterized mitochondrial protein AtMg00810-like, with protein sequence MSEAVYMQPPPGLSVESNKVCHLRRALYGLKQAPRAWFAKFSSTIFRLGYTASPYDSALFLLRTDKGTILLLLYVDDMIITGNDLSGIQELKDFLSQQFEMKDLGHRSYFLGIEITHSTDGLYITQAKYASDLLSQVGLTDSKNVDTPVELNAHLTPSGGKPLSNPSLYRRLVGSLVYLTVTRPDISYAVHQVSQYLSAPRSTHYVVVLRILRYLKGTIFHGLFYSAQSPLVLRAFSDADWAGDPTDRRSTTGYCFLLGSSLISWRSKKQTFVARSSTKAEYHALADTTSELLWLRWLLKDLGVSTSSATPLYCDNQSAIHIAHNDVFHERTKHIEIDYHFIRYHLVHGALKLFFVSSKDQLADIFTKSLPIRRTRDLMTTSSWSHIHLEFEGGC encoded by the coding sequence ATGAGTGAAGCAGTCTATATGCAACCTCCTCCTGGTCTTTCTGTTGAATCAAACAAGGTTTGTCATCTTCGACGTgcactttatggtcttaaacaagcccCACGAGCTTGGTTTGCCAAGTTCAGCTCCACTATTTTTCGCTTGGGTTACACTGCCAGTCCGTATGATTCTGCCTTATTTCTTCTTCGTACTGATAAAGGCACTATTTTGCTtcttctatatgtggatgatatgatcataACTGGTAATGACCTTAGTGGCATTCAAGAACTCAAGGATTTTCTCAGTCAGcagtttgagatgaaagatcttggacatcGCAGCTATTTCCTGGGTATTGAAATTACCCATTCCACAGATGGTCTTTATATTACTCAAGCCAAGTATGCTTCTGATCTGCTGTCTCAAGTCGGACTCACTGACAGTAAGAATGTTGACACTCCAGTCGAACTTAATGCGCATCTGACACCCTCCGGGGGGAAACCATTGTCCAATCCTTCTCTTTACAGACGATTGGTTGGCAGCTTAGTTTATCTCACagttactcgtccagacatctCCTATGCTGTTCATCAGGTGAGCCAGTATTTGTCTGCTCCACGATCAACTCACTATGTTGTTGTTCTGCGCATTCTTCGATACCTGAAGGGTACCATTTTTCATGGCCTTTTCtactcagctcaatctcctcttGTACTCCGTGCATtctctgatgctgattgggcaggagATCCTACTGATCGCAGGTCCACTACAGGTTACTGCTTCCTTCTtggttcttctttgatttcttggagaagtaagaaacaaacttttgtggCCCGCTCCAGTACTAAAGCAGAATATCATGCCCTTGCTGATACCACATCTGAGCTCCTTTGGCTAAGATGGCTTCTTAAGGATTTGGGTGTGTCCACCTCCTCTGCTACTCCCCTTTATTGTGACAACCAGAGTGCCATTCATATTGCTCACAATGATGTCTTTCATGAACGGACTAAACACATCGAGATTGATTATCATTTTATCCGTTATCATCTTGTCCATGGTGCTCTTAAGCTTTTCTTCGTCTCCTCCAAAGATCAGCTTgcagatatcttcaccaagtcaCTTCCTATAAGACGCACTCGTGATTTAATGACAACCTCAAGTTGGTCTCATATCCACCTTGAGTTTGAGGGGGGctgttaa